A single region of the Winslowiella toletana genome encodes:
- a CDS encoding GGDEF domain-containing protein, translated as MPLDVYTLYICELFVLGFVSIIMVFAWCGSQYDRVLGFSCLSMGLTLLAVFLSSLRSFGFHFLPVFVGNLLLLLGYGMLLNAFRSFCARPLRYHWILGALVWAILCLFPAFYYSLPKRILVSCILCILYTSSLIVLLIRSRASLQVTFWPAQILLWIHLLFHIARMLIDTGTLSKVHGAIGGSTFSLYVILESILFVIGVTFTILAMVNERSQMMYKQASLCDPLTGVWNRRALFDQADKLTQRCSRSAEPLSVILFDLDHFKSINDRYGHYQGDRILLNFCQVVLQVLPAGSHFARLGGEEFAAIVVVDESLAASLSEQIRRAVLASQPDNVSYSVSIGFTTRRQQHQPFAESIVAADEALYRAKANGRNRVEGFISPATV; from the coding sequence ATGCCGCTCGACGTCTATACCCTTTATATTTGTGAGCTTTTCGTGCTGGGTTTTGTCAGCATTATCATGGTGTTTGCCTGGTGCGGCTCTCAGTATGACCGGGTATTGGGTTTTAGCTGCCTGAGCATGGGCCTGACCCTGCTGGCGGTATTCCTCAGCAGCCTGCGCAGTTTTGGTTTTCATTTTTTGCCTGTTTTTGTCGGCAATCTGCTGCTGCTGCTGGGTTATGGCATGCTGCTTAATGCCTTTCGCAGTTTTTGCGCCAGACCACTGCGCTATCACTGGATACTGGGTGCGCTGGTGTGGGCAATACTCTGCCTGTTCCCGGCGTTCTACTACTCGCTACCAAAACGGATCCTGGTCAGCTGCATACTGTGTATTCTGTATACCAGCTCGCTGATCGTCCTGTTGATACGCTCACGCGCCAGCTTGCAAGTGACGTTCTGGCCTGCCCAGATCCTGCTGTGGATTCATTTACTGTTCCATATCGCCCGTATGCTGATTGATACCGGTACACTTAGCAAAGTACATGGCGCGATCGGCGGATCGACTTTTTCGCTGTATGTGATTCTGGAATCGATTCTGTTTGTTATCGGCGTCACTTTTACCATCCTGGCGATGGTTAATGAACGCAGCCAGATGATGTATAAACAGGCTTCACTGTGCGATCCACTCACTGGCGTCTGGAACCGCCGCGCGCTGTTTGATCAGGCGGATAAACTGACCCAGCGCTGCAGCCGCAGCGCCGAGCCACTGTCGGTAATCTTATTTGATCTCGACCATTTCAAGAGTATTAATGACCGTTACGGCCATTATCAGGGCGATCGCATCCTGCTGAATTTTTGTCAGGTGGTGCTACAGGTGTTGCCTGCCGGCAGCCATTTCGCCCGCCTTGGCGGTGAGGAGTTTGCCGCAATAGTTGTGGTTGATGAGTCCCTCGCCGCCAGTTTAAGCGAGCAGATACGTCGCGCGGTGCTGGCATCACAGCCAGATAATGTCAGTTATTCGGTCAGTATCGGCTTTACCACCCGCA
- the ispE gene encoding 4-(cytidine 5'-diphospho)-2-C-methyl-D-erythritol kinase: MMTTWPAPAKINLFLYITGRRADGYHNLQTLFQFLDYGDTLTITPDASGEITLLTPVDGVPDEQNLIVRAARLLMQQATAAGTLPPQAGARIAIDKQLPMGGGLGGGSSNAATVLVALNHLWQTGFDYDQLAAMGLTLGADVPVFVKGHAAFAEGVGEKLLPVNPPEKWYLVAHPGVSVPTPLVFNHPELKRDTPTRDFSTIMQAAFSNDCEAVVRKRFREVEELVSWLLEYAPSRLTGTGACVFAEFDTESEARQVLELAPKWLRGFVARGVNLSPLHRNLSGH, encoded by the coding sequence ATGATGACCACCTGGCCCGCTCCGGCAAAGATTAACCTGTTTCTCTATATCACCGGCCGCCGCGCAGACGGCTACCATAATTTGCAAACGCTGTTTCAGTTTCTGGATTATGGCGACACCCTGACCATTACGCCGGACGCCAGTGGCGAAATCACGCTGCTGACGCCGGTCGATGGCGTGCCAGATGAGCAGAATCTGATCGTGCGCGCCGCACGCCTGCTGATGCAACAGGCGACCGCAGCCGGTACGCTGCCCCCACAAGCGGGTGCCCGTATCGCCATTGATAAGCAATTACCGATGGGCGGCGGCCTTGGCGGTGGTTCATCCAATGCCGCGACGGTATTGGTGGCGCTCAACCATTTGTGGCAAACCGGTTTTGATTATGACCAGTTAGCGGCGATGGGATTAACCCTTGGCGCGGATGTCCCGGTATTTGTCAAAGGCCATGCGGCATTTGCCGAAGGCGTCGGTGAAAAGTTGCTGCCGGTCAATCCGCCAGAAAAATGGTATCTGGTGGCGCACCCTGGCGTCAGCGTGCCAACGCCGCTGGTGTTTAATCATCCAGAGCTGAAACGAGACACGCCAACGCGTGATTTTTCGACTATTATGCAGGCAGCTTTCAGCAATGATTGTGAAGCAGTCGTAAGAAAACGTTTTCGTGAGGTTGAAGAGCTAGTTTCCTGGCTGCTAGAATACGCGCCGTCGCGCCTGACAGGAACCGGCGCTTGCGTGTTCGCAGAATTCGACACCGAGTCCGAAGCCCGTCAGGTGCTTGAGCTGGCCCCGAAGTGGTTACGGGGATTTGTCGCGAGAGGGGTTAACCTCTCTCCGCTGCATCGTAACCTTTCAGGGCATTAA
- the lolB gene encoding lipoprotein insertase outer membrane protein LolB, which translates to MLRLLPLASIFLAACTLNKPQGPGQSVTSPQWQQHQQAVEKITEYQTRGAFAYLSDRQKVYARFNWQQTAPDRYRLLLTNPLGSTELQLDAQGSVIQLVDNKGKRYVSDDAEKMITQLTGMDIPLENLRKWMMGLPGDATDYALNDQYQLRELNYSRNGQEWKVSWQDYDNKVNPALPANLELREGSQRIKLRMDSWTVK; encoded by the coding sequence ATGCTGCGCCTCCTCCCGCTTGCCAGCATTTTTCTGGCGGCCTGTACCCTGAATAAACCGCAGGGGCCAGGTCAAAGTGTCACCTCTCCGCAATGGCAACAACATCAGCAAGCTGTCGAAAAAATCACCGAATATCAGACCCGTGGCGCTTTTGCCTATCTCTCCGATAGGCAAAAAGTCTATGCGCGTTTTAACTGGCAGCAAACCGCCCCGGATCGCTATCGTTTACTGCTGACTAACCCGCTGGGCAGCACCGAATTGCAGCTGGATGCGCAAGGTTCGGTGATTCAGCTGGTCGACAACAAAGGTAAACGCTACGTCAGCGACGACGCCGAGAAGATGATCACTCAGCTGACCGGGATGGATATTCCACTGGAAAACCTGCGCAAATGGATGATGGGCCTGCCGGGCGATGCCACTGACTATGCGCTGAACGATCAGTATCAACTGCGCGAACTGAACTACAGCCGCAACGGTCAGGAGTGGAAAGTCAGCTGGCAGGATTATGACAATAAAGTGAATCCGGCGCTGCCAGCCAATCTTGAACTGCGCGAAGGCAGCCAGCGCATTAAACTGAGAATGGACAGCTGGACCGTTAAATGA
- a CDS encoding LysR family transcriptional regulator has translation MDSLSGLTALVKTVESGSFIAASERLGVSASAIGKSVARLENSLGVTLLNRSTRSISLTDEGALFYERARRIVAEIEEAQHELSRVMAKPSGRLRVSLPAIGYRLLMPLLPQFIARYPDIELDLDFSDRLVDVIAEGVDVVVRSGSFSDSQLRVKRLGSYRFTLVASPAYLANHRQPESAADLATHACLRYRFNASGGVQSWPFSTPAAQAVPERLVFSNLEALISAAVSGLGLVCVPDFAVAQEIEQGRLVTVMDGQISGGGEFSLLWPGNRHLLPKLRVFIDFLSQNHLLGA, from the coding sequence CTGGATAGTTTGAGTGGGCTGACTGCACTGGTAAAAACGGTGGAAAGCGGCAGCTTTATTGCCGCATCTGAACGGCTGGGCGTATCGGCTTCGGCGATCGGCAAAAGCGTGGCGCGGCTGGAAAACAGTTTGGGTGTGACGCTGCTGAATCGCAGCACCCGCAGTATCAGCCTGACCGATGAAGGGGCGCTGTTTTACGAACGCGCGCGGCGAATTGTGGCGGAAATCGAAGAGGCGCAGCATGAACTGTCACGGGTGATGGCGAAACCGAGTGGCCGGTTGCGCGTCAGCTTACCCGCCATTGGTTATCGCCTGCTGATGCCGCTGCTACCACAGTTTATCGCGCGCTATCCGGATATTGAACTGGATCTGGATTTCAGCGATCGGCTGGTGGATGTCATCGCCGAAGGTGTTGATGTGGTGGTGCGAAGCGGCAGCTTCAGTGATTCGCAGCTGCGGGTGAAACGGCTCGGTAGCTATCGTTTTACCCTGGTGGCATCACCGGCCTATCTGGCAAATCATCGGCAACCCGAGTCAGCTGCCGACCTGGCTACCCATGCTTGTTTACGTTATCGCTTTAATGCCAGCGGCGGAGTGCAGAGCTGGCCGTTCAGTACGCCTGCTGCGCAGGCGGTGCCGGAGCGGCTGGTGTTCAGCAATCTTGAGGCGCTGATTTCAGCGGCGGTAAGTGGTTTGGGTCTGGTCTGTGTACCGGATTTTGCGGTAGCACAGGAAATTGAGCAAGGCAGGCTGGTAACGGTGATGGACGGGCAGATCAGCGGCGGTGGAGAATTTTCACTGCTGTGGCCGGGTAATCGCCATTTATTGCCTAAGTTGCGGGTGTTTATCGATTTTCTGAGCCAGAATCATCTGCTGGGTGCATAA
- a CDS encoding MFS transporter, with amino-acid sequence MSTVVIDRISPRKTLLAVCTAGMILPLSFTGGVIATPAIAQQLGGSPLALSWITNAFMLTFGSLLMAAGSLADNFGRKRLFLSGVLLFTIASLVIGLSPNVVILDLLRALQGIAAAAALAGGSAALADAFSGHGQARAFSLLGTSFGVGLACGPVVAGLLIDHGGWRSVFLICALFGALAALMSWSGMRESRAVQRGKIDCWGIISFSLAVSFLTWGILQVGEDGWQHPRVTGLLAAALLFILLFIAVELKTARPMLDLRLFRYLRFLGIQLLPIATCYCFVVLLALLPMRLMGISGYSSLHTGLCMLAISTPILLVPSLAVVLTRWFSAGSLASCGLVIAAAGLLLLSQLRNPDDIRPLLLAMMMIGIGSGLPWGLMDGLSVSVVPKQQAGMATGIFSTIRVAGEGIALALVISLLTELIAAPLSHQLADGAARSAAQYLVSGNLLKASELSGIGSAQLATRYLQAFNQLSLILMAITLFSALLVWLCLRGKREASCNSRK; translated from the coding sequence ATGAGCACGGTGGTGATAGATCGAATTAGCCCTCGCAAAACGTTACTGGCGGTTTGCACCGCTGGCATGATCCTGCCGCTCAGCTTTACCGGCGGCGTCATTGCCACTCCGGCGATTGCCCAACAGCTGGGAGGATCGCCGCTGGCACTTAGCTGGATAACCAACGCTTTTATGCTGACTTTTGGCAGCTTGCTGATGGCGGCCGGTAGCCTGGCCGATAATTTTGGCCGCAAACGCCTGTTTCTCAGCGGCGTACTGCTGTTTACTATTGCCTCGCTGGTGATTGGCCTGTCACCGAATGTTGTTATCCTCGATTTGCTACGCGCACTCCAGGGCATTGCTGCCGCTGCCGCGCTGGCGGGCGGTTCAGCCGCGCTGGCCGATGCGTTTAGCGGACATGGACAGGCGCGGGCTTTCAGCCTGCTGGGTACCAGTTTTGGCGTCGGGCTGGCCTGCGGGCCGGTGGTAGCAGGTTTATTGATCGATCACGGTGGCTGGCGCAGCGTATTTCTTATTTGTGCGCTGTTTGGTGCGTTGGCCGCGCTGATGAGCTGGTCAGGCATGCGAGAGTCACGTGCCGTGCAGCGCGGAAAAATCGACTGCTGGGGCATTATCAGTTTTAGCCTGGCGGTGAGCTTTCTCACCTGGGGTATTTTGCAAGTCGGCGAAGATGGCTGGCAACATCCGCGCGTGACAGGTTTACTGGCTGCCGCACTGCTGTTCATTCTGCTGTTTATCGCCGTCGAGCTAAAAACCGCACGGCCGATGCTCGATTTGCGGCTGTTCCGCTACCTGCGCTTTCTCGGTATTCAGCTGCTGCCCATCGCCACCTGCTACTGTTTCGTGGTATTGCTGGCGCTGTTACCGATGCGGTTGATGGGGATTAGCGGTTACAGCAGCCTGCATACCGGGCTGTGTATGCTGGCGATTTCGACGCCGATTCTGCTGGTTCCCAGCCTGGCGGTGGTGCTGACGCGCTGGTTCTCTGCCGGATCGCTCGCCAGCTGCGGTTTAGTGATTGCCGCCGCCGGTCTGTTACTGCTTAGCCAGCTCCGCAATCCTGATGATATCCGCCCCCTGCTGCTGGCGATGATGATGATTGGCATCGGCAGCGGTCTGCCGTGGGGCCTGATGGACGGATTATCGGTATCAGTGGTTCCCAAACAGCAAGCCGGGATGGCAACCGGCATCTTCAGCACGATTCGCGTCGCGGGGGAAGGAATCGCGCTGGCACTGGTGATCAGTCTGCTGACCGAGTTGATCGCCGCCCCGCTTTCTCATCAGCTTGCTGACGGAGCCGCACGCTCTGCCGCGCAGTATCTGGTCAGCGGTAACCTGCTGAAAGCCAGCGAACTCTCTGGAATTGGCTCAGCGCAGCTGGCCACGCGCTATTTGCAGGCGTTTAATCAGTTATCCCTGATATTAATGGCGATAACGCTGTTTTCCGCCCTACTGGTCTGGCTGTGTCTGCGAGGAAAAAGAGAGGCCAGTTGCAATAGCCGAAAATGA
- the prs gene encoding ribose-phosphate diphosphokinase — MPDMKLFAGNATPELAQRIANRLYTSLGDAAVGRFSDGEVSVQINENVRGGDIFIIQSTCAPTNDNLMELVVMVDALRRASAGRITAVIPYFGYARQDRRVRSARVPITAKVVADFLSSVGVDRVLTVDLHAEQIQGFFDVPVDNVFGSPILLEDMLQIGLENPIVVSPDIGGVVRARAIAKLLNDTDMAIIDKRRPRANVSQVMHIIGDVAGRDCVLVDDMIDTGGTLCKAAEALKERGAKRVFAYATHPIFSGNAVENLRNSVIDEVVVCDTIPLPEEIKALPNVRTLTLSGMLAEAIRRISNEESISAMFEH, encoded by the coding sequence GTGCCTGATATGAAGCTTTTTGCTGGTAACGCTACGCCGGAACTAGCACAACGTATTGCCAACCGCCTTTACACCAGCCTGGGCGACGCCGCTGTCGGTCGTTTCAGTGATGGTGAAGTGAGCGTACAAATCAATGAAAATGTACGCGGTGGTGATATTTTCATCATCCAGTCCACCTGCGCTCCAACCAACGACAACCTGATGGAACTGGTTGTTATGGTTGACGCCCTGCGTCGAGCTTCCGCTGGTCGTATTACTGCTGTTATTCCCTATTTTGGCTATGCGCGTCAGGACCGTCGTGTCCGTTCTGCGCGTGTGCCGATTACCGCGAAAGTGGTTGCGGATTTCCTCTCCAGCGTTGGTGTTGACCGTGTTCTGACCGTGGACCTGCATGCAGAACAGATTCAGGGATTCTTTGATGTCCCGGTTGATAACGTATTTGGTAGCCCGATTCTGCTGGAAGATATGCTGCAGATTGGCCTGGAAAACCCGATTGTGGTTTCTCCGGACATCGGTGGCGTAGTGCGTGCTCGTGCTATCGCTAAACTGCTGAACGATACTGACATGGCGATTATCGACAAGCGCCGTCCGCGCGCTAACGTTTCACAGGTGATGCATATCATCGGTGACGTAGCGGGTCGTGACTGTGTGCTGGTCGACGACATGATCGATACCGGCGGTACGCTGTGCAAAGCAGCGGAAGCGCTGAAAGAGCGCGGTGCCAAGCGCGTATTTGCTTACGCGACGCATCCGATTTTCTCTGGCAACGCGGTGGAAAACCTGCGCAACTCGGTGATCGACGAAGTGGTGGTTTGTGACACTATCCCGCTGCCGGAAGAGATCAAAGCTCTGCCAAACGTGCGTACGCTGACACTGTCTGGCATGCTGGCCGAAGCGATTCGCCGTATCAGCAATGAAGAATCTATCTCTGCAATGTTCGAACACTAA